In Priestia megaterium NBRC 15308 = ATCC 14581, the following proteins share a genomic window:
- the acpP gene encoding acyl carrier protein produces the protein MAEVLERVTTIIVDRLGVDKSEVKLESSFKEDLGADSLDVVEFVMELEEEFDIEISDEEAEKISTVGDAVNYIQSQI, from the coding sequence ATGGCAGAGGTACTAGAACGTGTAACAACAATCATTGTTGATCGTCTTGGTGTAGACAAAAGTGAAGTGAAACTAGAATCTAGTTTCAAAGAAGACTTAGGTGCTGACTCTCTAGACGTAGTTGAATTTGTAATGGAGCTTGAAGAGGAATTTGATATCGAAATTTCTGACGAAGAAGCTGAAAAAATTTCAACTGTAGGAGATGCAGTTAATTACATACAGAGCCAAATTTAA